The following are from one region of the Paenibacillus sp. KS-LC4 genome:
- the thrS gene encoding threonine--tRNA ligase, protein MEKEKQSEYQNHIQIKLPDGAIRKYPVGITIEQLAEAISPGLRKKAVAGKINGEAVDLSRSIEADSDVEIIILDSPEGLEIYRHSTAHLLAQALKRLYGKQEVQLGIGPVIGDGFYYDIAIASSLPNDQLAVIEREMARIAEQNLPIIRRVVSRKEALQLFAQLEEPLKVELIQALPEDAVISLYEQGEFIDLCRGPHLPATGWIKAFKLLHTAGAYWRGDSNNQVLQRIYGTAFPKNKQLEEHLHMLEEAKKRDHRKLGKELGLFMFSEEAPGMPFYLPNGMIIRNELEELERGLHRERAYDEVRTPLMLNNRLWEQSGHWEHYKDNMYFTNVDDAVFALKPMNCPGHMLVFKNELRSYRDLPIRLAEYGQVHRHEFSGALNGMMRVRTFCQDDAHLFVRPDQIEEEIAKVMALIDHIYSIFGFTYRVELSTRPADSMGSEQLWDQAEAALKNVLVKQNVPYMLNEGDGAFYGPKIDFHIRDALGRSWQCGTIQLDFQMPEKFDLTYIGEDGGKHRPVVIHRAVYGSIDRFMGILTEHFSGAFPLWLAPVQVKLLPVSSVHLDYALQVKQQLLNAGFRVQVDARSEKLGYKIREAQLAKVPYTLVIGDQEAIEGTVSVRRRGVNEQKAIRIEQLVEQLSQQVAVKELNANENV, encoded by the coding sequence ATGGAAAAGGAAAAACAGAGCGAATATCAAAATCATATACAAATCAAGCTGCCGGATGGCGCAATCAGAAAGTACCCAGTCGGCATAACAATTGAACAATTAGCGGAAGCGATCAGCCCAGGGCTGCGGAAAAAGGCTGTCGCTGGAAAAATAAATGGCGAGGCCGTTGATTTAAGCCGTTCCATTGAGGCAGATAGCGACGTGGAAATTATTATTTTGGACAGCCCGGAGGGGCTGGAAATTTACCGCCATAGTACAGCGCATCTTTTGGCGCAGGCCTTGAAGCGTCTGTATGGCAAGCAAGAAGTCCAGCTCGGAATTGGTCCTGTCATAGGCGACGGTTTTTATTACGATATTGCCATAGCAAGCTCGCTGCCGAATGATCAGCTAGCCGTCATTGAGCGGGAAATGGCCCGGATCGCGGAGCAAAATCTGCCGATTATCCGTCGTGTCGTCAGTCGGAAGGAAGCGTTGCAGCTATTTGCACAGCTAGAGGAGCCGCTGAAAGTCGAGCTGATTCAGGCTTTGCCGGAAGATGCCGTTATTTCGCTTTATGAACAAGGTGAATTTATTGATTTATGCCGCGGGCCGCATTTGCCGGCAACAGGCTGGATTAAGGCGTTCAAGCTGCTGCACACAGCGGGTGCGTACTGGCGTGGCGATTCGAATAACCAAGTGCTGCAGCGTATTTACGGCACAGCCTTTCCGAAAAACAAGCAGTTGGAGGAGCATCTCCATATGCTTGAAGAAGCGAAAAAACGCGATCACCGCAAGCTGGGCAAGGAGCTGGGTCTGTTCATGTTTTCGGAGGAAGCGCCCGGCATGCCGTTTTATTTGCCAAATGGCATGATTATACGCAACGAGCTGGAGGAGCTGGAACGCGGGCTGCATCGCGAGCGCGCTTATGATGAGGTTCGTACACCGCTAATGCTCAACAATCGGCTATGGGAACAGTCCGGTCATTGGGAGCATTACAAAGACAATATGTATTTTACAAATGTTGATGATGCGGTATTTGCCCTCAAACCGATGAATTGCCCTGGACATATGCTCGTATTCAAAAATGAGCTTCGCTCCTACAGGGATTTGCCAATCCGTCTTGCCGAATATGGACAGGTGCATCGCCATGAGTTTTCGGGGGCGCTAAACGGCATGATGCGGGTGCGGACGTTTTGTCAGGATGATGCGCATTTATTCGTCAGACCCGATCAAATCGAGGAGGAAATCGCCAAAGTAATGGCGCTCATTGATCATATTTATTCGATCTTTGGCTTCACTTATCGGGTAGAGCTGTCCACAAGGCCGGCCGATTCCATGGGCTCTGAACAATTGTGGGATCAAGCAGAGGCAGCACTCAAAAATGTGCTGGTCAAGCAAAATGTCCCCTATATGCTTAATGAGGGGGACGGCGCCTTTTATGGGCCGAAAATCGACTTCCATATTCGCGATGCGCTTGGTCGCAGCTGGCAATGCGGAACGATTCAGCTTGATTTTCAAATGCCTGAAAAGTTTGATTTGACTTACATCGGCGAGGATGGCGGGAAGCATCGCCCTGTCGTCATCCATCGCGCTGTATATGGCTCTATTGACCGATTCATGGGCATTTTGACAGAGCATTTCAGCGGTGCATTTCCGCTGTGGCTGGCGCCCGTTCAAGTGAAGCTGCTGCCTGTTTCAAGCGTGCATTTGGATTATGCGCTGCAAGTGAAGCAGCAGCTTCTGAATGCAGGTTTTCGCGTACAAGTTGATGCTCGCAGCGAGAAGCTTGGCTACAAAATTCGAGAGGCACAGCTGGCGAAGGTGCCCTATACGCTCGTCATCGGGGACCAAGAGGCAATCGAAGGGACGGTATCTGTTCGTCGGCGCGGTGTCAATGAGCAGAAGGCGATTCGCATCGAGCAGTTAGTGGAGCAGCTTTCCCAGCAGGTTGCAGTGAAAGAGCTGAACGCTAACGAGAACGTATAG